The genomic segment CACTGCGTATTTTCACGCCGAATAGTGAAATTCCTTTTGCCGGGCACCCCACGCTCGGTTCGGCACACGCGTGGCATGAACAGCACCCTGAGCACACCGCTGATCGCATTATTCAGCAGTGCGGTGCTGGGCTTGTGGAGATCCGCACAATCAACGGCCAGTACTTTTTCAAGGCCCCTGACACTATCCGCAGTGGCCCGCTATCCGACGCCGAACTCGATCACCTCACTGCAGGGCTCGGCATTACTCGCAAGGATGTTGTCGCGCACCAGTGGGTGGACAACGGTCCAGGTTGGGCGGGCATTCAGCTCGCCAGCGCCGCGCAGGTCACCGCTCTTGAACCCAACTTCAATCTACTTAACGACGCCCTGGTAGGCATTGTGGGTCCGCACCCCACCGGCAGCCCCCATACTTTTGAGGTACGCGCTTTCGCCCCCGGAATTGGGGTACCGGAAGATCCGATCACCGGTAGCCTCAACGCTTCGCTTGCGCAGTGGTTAATCCGGGAAGGCACTGCACCCAGCACATATACCGCGACCCAGGGCGGCAATCTTCACCGCGCCGGGGTGGTCACTATTACCACTGACGATGAGGGCGCGGTGTGGGTTGGGGGTGCTACCACCACGATTGTGAGCGGTGAGATCGTCCCCCTAATGTGACTGCACCGATAAACAAGTATTGCTCCACGCGCCACTGCTGATTCATTCTGATTAAGGACATTAGAAGAAGGCAGTAACAATAATGGCACAACCACACAAAGCAAAGGTTAGCTACGGGATTGACGGACCGATCGTACCCGCAGCGTTCAGCATCGGGGCCGTCATATTCATCATCTGCGGCCTGATATGGTCACCGTGGTTTTACATTGGCGCAGTCTTATCTGCCGTCCAGGCGGGATTCTATTTACACGCCACATTTCGCGGAAAATTCGTGGTGTGGGATCGCGTATTGAACGACATTCCTTTTCAAGGAAACGAAAAGATCTTGGACATGGGATGCGGTCACGGTACCGTCCTTATCGCCGCAGCACAACGCATTCCCCATGGCACAGCAATTGGCATTGACCTGTGGCGTTCCATTGATCAATCAGGAAACTCCATGGATGCGACACTGCATAACGCGGAAATCGAGGGAGTTGCCGATAGGGTCACATTGGAAACCGCCGATATGACAGCTCTCCCCTTCCCCGACAATTCCTTTGATGTGGTTGTCTCCAGCCTGGCCATTCACAATATCCACTCTGTTGAAGGCCGCAAAAAGGCAGTTCACGAGGCATATCGCGTGGCCAAGCCAGGTGGCCACATCATTATTGCCGACCCATTTAAAGCCAAAGAATACGGCCCAGCACTCACAGAAGCCGGCGCCACCGATACTCACACCCGTTCAGTCGGATGGGAGATGTGGTGGTCCGGCCCTTGGTCGGCGACCTATTTTGTTACCGCAACAAAGAGTTAACGGTGAGTTATCGACGCCGCGTTCCCCGCGCGGCGTCGATAAGCGTGCTGATTAGAGTTCTTTGCCTGGGTACACGCAGGGGCCTGCGCCCAGCGAGTCGGTACTAATCAGCGGCGAGTAATTGTACTGTTCGACTCGCGTACTGACCAGGGCGAGTGGGTGGCGCTGTGGGGCAACACCCTTGAAAGTCACTTTTTCATCCTTGTTCACCCAGCGGTCCACCACAACAAGTGGCTTCTCTTGGAGGTTGTACATGTCATGCAGGGCCACATGATAGAACGCTGGTTCTGGCGCCGTGAATTCGACAGTGAGCATGACATCGCGGCCTTCACATTTTGTTGTCGCCTTGTAGCCTTTGCCCAATACGGCCTCGGACTGTTTGTTGGCGTCAGGAGCTGGAGGCGTGGGGGCTTCAGACGTGGGTTTTTCTGCAGGTTTTTCCGAGGGCTTGGGAGCCTCAGGCTTGGAGGGCTTTGAGAAGCTGGAGCTGAGGTCTGATGACTGGGCAACGACAGGGGTTGTGAAGCCAACAGTTGCGGCGACGCCAGCGAGAAGTGCGCAGGTCATACGCATAGAAAGTCGTGTAGACATTGATGATTCCTTCTGTTTGAGAAACTAAGAATCATCATAGCCGTAGATGTTATTTTTATAAAACTAGCATGAGTCTAGATTCAACCCACGCCGCAGTACGCTTTCGCCGTATTATGTTTTCCCAGCTTATCCACAGTATCCCTACGGTACGCACCATGCCTGGTGTGTGTAGCCCAGAGTCAGCTCAAGGCGAACCCCACTGACCATTTGGTTTGAACCACCGACCCCTTGGCCAATGTCGCGCCACCTTTTGGAATGCTCGCACACCCCTCATACGTCAGGCTGCAGAAGTGATAATAGCAAGCATGATGCGTTGGGACAAGGGGGTATGAGGACTGATAGCGTTAGGTTCATGTGGGCTGCCTACAGCGCTTTCTACCCTCCAGAACTACGAGCGCAGATAACTGCGCCAGAGCACACGTGGTGGCCCTGGCGCGGAAACCATGTGCATGTTGCATGTACCCACAACGCTGATGCCCACGCGCGCATCCTCGTTATTCACGGTGCAGGTGGACACAGCGGTGCGCTATGGCCTATCGCCAGCCTCATCGCAGCACAAGAAATCGATGTTTCCGCCATTGATTTGCCGCTTTACGGCCTCACAAAAACACCACATCCACAGGACATTCGTTACCAAGACTGGGTGAATGTGCTGGTTGACTACATTGATGCGCATTCTGACAACCGCCCGCTCATTCTCGTCGGGGCAAGCATCGGCGGCCTACTTGCCAGCGAGGTAGCTGCACAATCCAGGCATGTTCACGCTGTTGTAGCCACGTGCCTTCTCAATCCCCGGACATGGCAAGCCCAAGCGCATATGACCACATTTGGTCCTTTCGGGGTGCTTTCCGGACTAGTGGCACCACTCGCTCGCGGCCCCATCACACGCATCATGATCCCCATGCGGTGGGTCGCGAACTTCAGACGCATGAGCCGCAATCCACAACTTTCGGCGTTATGTGCTCGCGACCCCCTCGGTGGAGGAGCACAGATTCCACTAGGATTCCTCGCATCATTTCTTCGCTACCAGCACACCCCACCAACCGTGCCTGTCCACCTCGCGCACCCACAATGCGACGCATGGACACCTCCGCGACTCAGCATGGATACACTCGCCACCATGCCACAACCTGCAGGCTGCACCCTGCTCCAAGAATGCGGGCATTTTCCCATCGAAGAACCCGGGGTAAGTGAACTTATTAACGCAGTCATGGCCGCCACCCAATCATCACAACGCAGGGCAAACCCATAAGACCCAAATAGGCACATTACCTGACCGCGAGTCAATGAACCACTAGTGTTGATACCGATCTTTCGTAGACTGAGGATCAATCATCCCCCGCCTAAAGACATCATTGTCCAGCATGAATAATTGTTCAAATTGCTCAAGAAAATCTGATCTTATATTCATTTTTTTAAGAAAATCATCCAACGAAACAATAACATCCATAATTGATCTTGGCGTAAAATTCCCTATAGCCAACCGCCGCTTTGCCTTATTGCGCACATTATGCGGAACAGCCCCGGCATCAATCACACAATGATTCCACAATCTCCCATAATGAGCACATCTATTTCTTAAATACACAATAGACCGCAAGCGAGAGGGGAATCCACTTTTAGCAAGACCAATATCTTCACAAATCAAATGAGACATTTGACCATGCTGACCCCTCTCAATACACTTTGAAAGCGTACCAAAAGAAAAAGCTTCAACCGCAGACCAAACTGGAAGTTTGGCATATTTTTCAGAAGCGGAATCATCGCGATACCTAAGAATATGACGGTCTTTACTTCGTTCAATATCCCGAATGCACGCTTCCGATAACGACTCAGATGACTCAGCGCCAGAAAAATAGGAATCGCAAAGATACTCCCCATATGCCCCACCCTTCTCCGCAACCATATAGGCATATCGATTGCGTAATAATATCTCTATTTGAGAAATCGGACCCATCAGAAACTGGTGCAATCTCTGATCAAGGGAATATATTTCAAATATTTGATCAAAAGTCACCCCGGAAATAAATTCATTTACACCATCTTCGGGAGACTTCTGAAAATATCTACGATATCCAGAAAAGCGATAATAGCCTACTTGTTTTAAAAATTTTAGACAATCATCCTCTGAGGATAAAATTAAACCTCGATCTTTAAATAATTGCAGCTGCTCTCCCCAAGAGCGCCAAGGTTTCATGAAGCTCCTAAAAATAAGGCCCAACCCATTTGAGCTTCATTGAGAGGCTTGGGAAGGGGACTATCATGCTTAAGTATATACGATTACTGTGATTCTGCAACCCCAACTACCCTCGACACCATGACACCCAACGCAGACTTCAACCGCTCCCTTGACCAGGCCCTCAACCTTGCCCGCAACGCTCGCCACGTTGAGGTGTTCACCGGCGCGGGAATGAGCGCCGAAAGCGGCCTGGAAACCTACCGCGATGACACCACTGGCCTGTGGGAAAACGTTGATCCGCAGGCAATGGCCTCCATTTCCGCTTGGGTGAAAGACCCTGACCCCATGTGGGCCTGGTATTTATGGCGCGCCCGACTGGCCCACAATGCCCAACCGAATGCGGGGCATGAGGCGTTGGCCCGGTGGGCGTCGATAAGCGACGTGCATGTGACCACCCAGAACATCGACAACTTGCATGAACGCGCGGGGTCACCGGAGGTGACGCACCTGCATGGCAGCCTTTTCGAGTGGCGATGCACCATCTGCGCCCGCCCCTACCGCAACGTTGATCTGCCGGACGAGCCCGTTGAACGCCTCACGCCACCCGACTGTCCGCTGTGCGGTAACCCGATCCGCCCAGGTGTCGTATGGTTTGGGGAGGCATTGCCGCCGCGCGAGTGGGCCACCGCCGAGGAAAAAATGACCAACGCGGACCTCGTGGTAATTGTGGGTACCTCCGGCATCGTGCAGCCCGCAGCATCACTGCCGATTATCGCCGCGGAACTCGGCACGCCAATCCTGGAAATCTCCCCCGCCGCCACCGAACTCACCCGGCTCACCAGCGTGTCCTTGCGATCCACCGCCGCGACCGCGCTGCCACCGCTTATCGACGCCCTCGAGGGCTGAGGTTGGCGGGACCGACCGGGCTTCCTGCGCCATGATCTATCCTGAGCGACATTTTCATGGACCATGGTTTTGTACCGTAAAGTTTGCTTATCTCCAAGCTGGAAAATGGGGTGTTTTTGTGCTTGTGGATAAGCAAACTTTGCAACAAGCAACTACTAGCAGTTTTTCGGGCGCTTTTCGCAGCCAATGCCGTCGTGATCACGGTCGAGATGCGGACCGTAACCTGGAGAACCTGCATACACAGGTGCATCACCGGCAGTCCAGGCCGCGCAACAGTTGGGGTACGCGCCCGCGCTGTTCTGCTGTGTTCCAACGAGGTTCTGCACCTGGGCAGGCTGGACCGGCGGAGCTGGGGGTTCCGGCGTCTCCGGTTCAGGCGTGGGTTCCGGGCTTGCTTGCACCAGATCCGAGAGAGGGGCAACCACCTCGGATGTGACTTTTGTTGTTGTCGTAGTTGAGGTTGAGGTTCGCCGGGTTGTTTCCTGCTTTGATGTCGTGGTGGTCATCATAGAAGTCGAGGTCGCGGGAATAGGTACCGAAGTCCCCACAACCTCATGGTCAGGTGCTGGTTCGACGAGCGCCATCCCCATGAGTGCTGCAACCACGGCAGCCGGTGCCACAACCTTCCAATGGCGCTGCGCGGGAGCCACACTTTGACCAAAGAAACCACGCTGCTGTTCTTTTGCCCGCTGCATGTCTTTGTATTCGCAAATAAACCACCAACCAGCGGGTACAAGGAAGCCCGCCGACACAAGAAACATGGCGAATGCTTGCCCGAAACCAGATATGACCAGTATTCCCAGGGAAGCGAGAAGCAGTAGTCCACCAATGATCACAGCAATGATGGATACTGCTGCTTTGAACACACGTCCAGCGGTGCTGCGCTGTGGTTGTTGCGGCGTCCGAGGCGAGAGGGGTGGGATGGGTGAGCATGAGGTGGGGTATGTCATGATCGACACCGTCCTTAGGCTTTAGGTTTTGCCCACAAAGCAAAATCTTAGATTTTTATTTGCTTTCTATAAATATAAATAGCGCATACCAAAGTCATATTTAAGTTAGTGGGGAAGTGCTACCTTCTTTAGGGGTCAACCACAAGCACAACACACCGCCGCAACCCCGGCGGGCGTCGATAAGTGCCGTCTAGCAATGCGCGAGCTAGTCGGGGCGGATACCCTTCAGGAATACATCAACCAGCCACGTTTGCCCAGGCTGAGAATCAAGAACCGGCAGTTCTGGGAGCGGGCGAGCAATGGTGGCGAGGCCAACGTGGAAGCGCTCAATGGTCATATCCTCCGTAAGCAGGCCCGCCTCTTTTGCGCGGTCCAGAACCCCAGCCGTGCGCTCAATGCCAGTGCGGCGAATCTCGCGAGCCCGATCCACAATCTCCTTCACCTCTGGCGTTACCACAATCTGCGAGACCAAGGCACTCATCTTAAGATTCGCGAGTGAGTGAACAAGGTTCTGCCACGCTGCCTCCGGGTCGGCATCCCAGGACGCAACGCATTCGTCGAGAAGCGCCTCCACCTCCCCCGCACCCTGCTCGACAAGCCCAAGAATAAGGTCGGCGCGGGTGGGAAAATTCCTGTACAGCGTGGCAATTCCGACCCCCACCGTCGAGGCAATAGTGCGCATGGATACCTCTAACCCATGCTGCGCAAACAACAATCGCGCGACCCTCAGTATTTCCTCGCGGTTTTCCCTTGCATCCTTGCGCATACCCTTTCCCTTCTCTCTGCACGATCTTCCGCACTATCACCCGGCATCATGCCCGTTACCCTGCGTAGTTGCATTCTACTATACGGATCACTATGCTCCATTTAAACGGATCAAAACGCTCCGATTCTGGTTGGAATGTGTGATCCGCAGACACAACTGAGCAGACAAACCTCAAGAAAGGACGCAAGAAGATGACCGTCACCACAACCGACCAGGCCACACCAACCATCGCGGCCGCGAGCACCCAAACACAAAGCAACACCACCAGCACCCAAGCTGACACCCCCACCAAGCAGTACCTCAAACTCGCCGGATTGATACTCGGCCTGAGCACGGTACTGCTGCTCATGCTTCTTGCCTTTGTCACGCCGCTGCTCAACTCTGGCGCCAAGGATCTCCCCCTTGCCGTAGGCGGACCGGAAGCCGTGACCACCCAGATCACGCAGGGGCTACAGGCAAAGTCGCCCGATGCCTTTGACGTAAGCACCTACAACACAGCCGAGGAAGCTACCCAGGCAGTGAAGGATCGGGACGCAATCGGCGCCATCACCGCAGGCCCCGAAGGAGTCACCATTGTGACAGCAAGCGGCGCAGGCTCCCCCTACGTCCAGCTTCTCAAGCAAATGGGGGCCGGCATGGCAGAAAGTGGGCAGCACGTCAACTACGTCGATGTCGCTCCGATGACCGCAAAAGATCCCACCGGCTCGGCCCTCACCGCCCTTGCAATGCCCATGATCTTCGGTGGTATGTCGACCGCCGCAATCTTTTCCATGGTGTTCAAAAACTCCCGAACCAAGCAGCTCATCGGCGCTCTTGGCGTGGCCATCCTCGGTGGTCTGGTTGCCTCCTCTGTACTCTACTTCGGTTTCGACGCCCTGGAAGCTAACTTCTGGCCCACCACCGCTGTGATCATCCTGGGCATCGCCGCTATCTCCACCACCGTCCTCGGTTTGAATTCGCTTCTCGGGTTTGCTGGCCTGGGACTCGGTGCCGTCACCATGCTGTTCATCTCCAACCCACTATCCGGCATGGCCACGGGCATGCACTGGCTACCCAGCCCGTGGGGTGCCATCG from the Corynebacterium durum genome contains:
- a CDS encoding NAD-dependent deacylase, which codes for MTPNADFNRSLDQALNLARNARHVEVFTGAGMSAESGLETYRDDTTGLWENVDPQAMASISAWVKDPDPMWAWYLWRARLAHNAQPNAGHEALARWASISDVHVTTQNIDNLHERAGSPEVTHLHGSLFEWRCTICARPYRNVDLPDEPVERLTPPDCPLCGNPIRPGVVWFGEALPPREWATAEEKMTNADLVVIVGTSGIVQPAASLPIIAAELGTPILEISPAATELTRLTSVSLRSTAATALPPLIDALEG
- a CDS encoding class I SAM-dependent methyltransferase translates to MAQPHKAKVSYGIDGPIVPAAFSIGAVIFIICGLIWSPWFYIGAVLSAVQAGFYLHATFRGKFVVWDRVLNDIPFQGNEKILDMGCGHGTVLIAAAQRIPHGTAIGIDLWRSIDQSGNSMDATLHNAEIEGVADRVTLETADMTALPFPDNSFDVVVSSLAIHNIHSVEGRKKAVHEAYRVAKPGGHIIIADPFKAKEYGPALTEAGATDTHTRSVGWEMWWSGPWSATYFVTATKS
- a CDS encoding excalibur calcium-binding domain-containing protein, with amino-acid sequence MTYPTSCSPIPPLSPRTPQQPQRSTAGRVFKAAVSIIAVIIGGLLLLASLGILVISGFGQAFAMFLVSAGFLVPAGWWFICEYKDMQRAKEQQRGFFGQSVAPAQRHWKVVAPAAVVAALMGMALVEPAPDHEVVGTSVPIPATSTSMMTTTTSKQETTRRTSTSTTTTTKVTSEVVAPLSDLVQASPEPTPEPETPEPPAPPVQPAQVQNLVGTQQNSAGAYPNCCAAWTAGDAPVYAGSPGYGPHLDRDHDGIGCEKRPKNC
- a CDS encoding PhzF family phenazine biosynthesis protein, with protein sequence MNTRRAFAQVDVFSTEPFMGNPVAVILDSDGLTGEQMQRIARWTNLSETTFITPATSPESDYALRIFTPNSEIPFAGHPTLGSAHAWHEQHPEHTADRIIQQCGAGLVEIRTINGQYFFKAPDTIRSGPLSDAELDHLTAGLGITRKDVVAHQWVDNGPGWAGIQLASAAQVTALEPNFNLLNDALVGIVGPHPTGSPHTFEVRAFAPGIGVPEDPITGSLNASLAQWLIREGTAPSTYTATQGGNLHRAGVVTITTDDEGAVWVGGATTTIVSGEIVPLM
- a CDS encoding Abi family protein encodes the protein MKPWRSWGEQLQLFKDRGLILSSEDDCLKFLKQVGYYRFSGYRRYFQKSPEDGVNEFISGVTFDQIFEIYSLDQRLHQFLMGPISQIEILLRNRYAYMVAEKGGAYGEYLCDSYFSGAESSESLSEACIRDIERSKDRHILRYRDDSASEKYAKLPVWSAVEAFSFGTLSKCIERGQHGQMSHLICEDIGLAKSGFPSRLRSIVYLRNRCAHYGRLWNHCVIDAGAVPHNVRNKAKRRLAIGNFTPRSIMDVIVSLDDFLKKMNIRSDFLEQFEQLFMLDNDVFRRGMIDPQSTKDRYQH
- a CDS encoding ABC transporter permease; the encoded protein is MTVTTTDQATPTIAAASTQTQSNTTSTQADTPTKQYLKLAGLILGLSTVLLLMLLAFVTPLLNSGAKDLPLAVGGPEAVTTQITQGLQAKSPDAFDVSTYNTAEEATQAVKDRDAIGAITAGPEGVTIVTASGAGSPYVQLLKQMGAGMAESGQHVNYVDVAPMTAKDPTGSALTALAMPMIFGGMSTAAIFSMVFKNSRTKQLIGALGVAILGGLVASSVLYFGFDALEANFWPTTAVIILGIAAISTTVLGLNSLLGFAGLGLGAVTMLFISNPLSGMATGMHWLPSPWGAIGQYLPLGAAGTAIRSSAFFDGAGMTNSVIVLLCWIIAGITLAAAGAWRARRTG
- a CDS encoding TetR/AcrR family transcriptional regulator → MRKDARENREEILRVARLLFAQHGLEVSMRTIASTVGVGIATLYRNFPTRADLILGLVEQGAGEVEALLDECVASWDADPEAAWQNLVHSLANLKMSALVSQIVVTPEVKEIVDRAREIRRTGIERTAGVLDRAKEAGLLTEDMTIERFHVGLATIARPLPELPVLDSQPGQTWLVDVFLKGIRPD
- a CDS encoding alpha/beta fold hydrolase, coding for MWAAYSAFYPPELRAQITAPEHTWWPWRGNHVHVACTHNADAHARILVIHGAGGHSGALWPIASLIAAQEIDVSAIDLPLYGLTKTPHPQDIRYQDWVNVLVDYIDAHSDNRPLILVGASIGGLLASEVAAQSRHVHAVVATCLLNPRTWQAQAHMTTFGPFGVLSGLVAPLARGPITRIMIPMRWVANFRRMSRNPQLSALCARDPLGGGAQIPLGFLASFLRYQHTPPTVPVHLAHPQCDAWTPPRLSMDTLATMPQPAGCTLLQECGHFPIEEPGVSELINAVMAATQSSQRRANP